In Amycolatopsis coloradensis, one genomic interval encodes:
- a CDS encoding class I SAM-dependent methyltransferase, producing the protein MLEGNAPRAAVSARFARQAVERAVFAQPLFGPGMGCVDVGCGPGSITLGIDDGHRKSTVDFLVAEACALPFAEASVDVVFAHAVFEHLKEPGAALAELRRILKPGGALALSTSDWSRARLRPKTANVDAALRGHYLLCRRAGGDPFAGRSLPAAVTAAGFTDVRTKIRYRTDTTYRALATSVEARLVTALETATTPDRDQLASAARSAWSWARSGDGDFAQCWTELLATR; encoded by the coding sequence GTGCTGGAGGGAAACGCGCCGCGCGCCGCGGTGTCCGCGCGGTTCGCGCGTCAGGCGGTCGAGCGGGCCGTGTTCGCGCAACCGCTGTTCGGGCCGGGGATGGGGTGCGTCGACGTCGGCTGCGGGCCGGGTTCGATCACCCTCGGTATCGACGATGGGCACAGAAAGTCCACAGTGGACTTTTTAGTGGCGGAGGCGTGCGCGCTGCCGTTCGCCGAGGCTTCGGTGGACGTGGTCTTCGCGCACGCCGTCTTCGAACATCTGAAGGAGCCGGGCGCCGCGCTGGCGGAGCTCCGGCGGATCCTCAAACCGGGCGGCGCACTCGCACTGTCCACATCGGACTGGAGTCGGGCTCGGCTGCGGCCGAAGACGGCGAACGTCGACGCCGCCCTCCGCGGCCACTACCTGCTGTGCCGCCGCGCGGGCGGTGACCCGTTCGCCGGACGCTCGCTGCCCGCCGCGGTCACGGCCGCCGGTTTCACCGACGTGCGAACAAAAATCCGCTACCGTACGGACACGACGTACCGGGCGCTGGCGACCTCCGTGGAGGCGCGGCTGGTGACGGCGCTGGAAACCGCGACGACCCCGGACCGCGATCAACTCGCTTCGGCCGCCCGCTCGGCCTGGTCGTGGGCGCGCTCGGGCGATGGGGATTTCGCCCAGTGCTGGACCGAACTCCTCGCCACCCGCTGA
- a CDS encoding metallophosphoesterase has product MGTVALGAATLGYAVGIERRRWTLRTAELPVLAAGAKPFTILHISDLHMLPGHVSKQRWVAALDELEPDLVVNTGDNLSHHQAVPSVLRALGPLLDRPGVFIFGSNDYYAPKPKNPARYLMPKGKKKRIHGEHLPWRDLRAAFVEHGWHDLTHVRRTIEVADQYVFTAGVDDAHLHRDRYADIAGPVDTAAAVRIGVTHSPEPRVLDEFAGDGYDLVLAGHTHGGQLRVPGYGALVTNCELDRTRARGASRWGAQMWLHVSAGLGTSPYAPARFACPPEASLLTLVPRGTTSDNRRNAAPRKARNTVR; this is encoded by the coding sequence GTGGGAACCGTCGCCCTGGGAGCCGCGACCCTCGGTTACGCGGTCGGAATCGAAAGGCGCCGGTGGACGCTTCGCACCGCGGAGCTCCCGGTCCTCGCGGCAGGGGCGAAACCCTTCACGATCCTCCACATCTCGGACCTGCACATGCTGCCCGGTCACGTGAGCAAGCAACGCTGGGTAGCGGCGCTCGACGAACTCGAACCGGACCTCGTCGTCAACACCGGTGACAACCTGTCACATCATCAGGCCGTCCCGTCCGTGCTGCGCGCGCTCGGCCCCCTGCTCGACCGGCCCGGCGTGTTCATCTTCGGGAGCAACGACTACTACGCGCCGAAACCGAAGAACCCCGCGCGCTACCTCATGCCGAAGGGCAAGAAGAAGCGCATCCACGGCGAGCACCTGCCATGGCGCGACCTCCGCGCGGCCTTCGTCGAACACGGCTGGCACGACCTCACCCACGTCCGCCGCACCATCGAGGTCGCCGACCAGTACGTGTTCACCGCCGGCGTCGACGACGCGCATCTCCACCGCGACCGCTACGCCGACATCGCCGGCCCGGTGGACACCGCGGCCGCCGTCCGCATCGGCGTCACGCATTCGCCGGAGCCCCGCGTTCTCGACGAGTTCGCCGGCGACGGCTACGACCTCGTCCTCGCGGGGCACACCCACGGCGGGCAGCTCCGCGTCCCCGGCTACGGCGCGCTCGTCACCAACTGCGAACTCGACCGCACCCGCGCCCGCGGCGCGTCCCGGTGGGGCGCCCAGATGTGGCTTCACGTCTCCGCCGGGCTCGGCACCTCGCCGTACGCTCCCGCGCGCTTCGCGTGCCCTCCCGAAGCGAGCCTGCTGACCCTCGTCCCACGGGGTACGACCAGCGACAATCGCCGGAACGCGGCCCCCCGCAAAGCCCGGAACACCGTCCGCTAG
- a CDS encoding transglycosylase domain-containing protein, with product MRKTDGLLKLIGLCVLAGVLVAGMLFPVAGAAGVLSNQASETVDKTSSDLADIPPPLVTTITDNTGKQIATLYKQFRIPTSETQINDAMKWALISVEDKRFYEHNGVDWKGTLRAAVSNSTGGDTQGASTLTQQYVKNYLINVVYRDDKPGQKRAQEQSVARKLKEARIAIQLETKLNKMQILTGYLNVVEFSREIYGVGAAANAYFNTPVEKLTVPQAALLAGLVNNPIVNDPWKNPAKATERRNLVLDRMVDNQKLAKVDAERFKTEPLGVVEGGPQKPASNCTGAGPENGFFCQYVEDYLLKSGMTKDDLYTGGYKIKTTLDERANHEAKMSAEAQVKKTQDNVANTLSLVKPGKQRHEVVALAANRDYGLHEDQGQTTFALPSGVYNTGGAGSAYKVFTAAAALEAGVAGINSPLPVPDFYTSHVFAGGGNKCAPTGPPLRSRWYCLGNAGDYNPAGGTMSLQQALATSPNTAFVALEERVGSTGPIVEMARKLGMRDTMASNLGGGAVDPKSDNPGVNASQLQAFGPRPGWPGNASFTLGPAPLSGLELANVGATIMSGGVWCPPTPLAGVTDRDGKPVPVKEAACEQVVPEGLANTLAVGMSRDSQPGGTSFGAANGARWNRPVMGKTGTTQSNGSGTYLGATPQLAGAAMVFRPKGGNGGLCYLGPGNVTTRGCENMFGGKTPAQTWFGAMSKILEGQEPLPLPQPDPKYMGGGR from the coding sequence GTGCGCAAAACGGACGGTCTGCTGAAGCTCATTGGCCTGTGTGTGCTCGCGGGGGTGCTGGTCGCGGGGATGTTGTTCCCGGTGGCGGGTGCCGCGGGGGTGTTGTCGAACCAGGCGAGCGAGACCGTCGACAAGACATCTTCGGACCTTGCGGACATACCTCCGCCGTTGGTGACGACGATCACCGACAACACCGGCAAGCAGATCGCGACCCTGTACAAGCAGTTCCGCATCCCGACGAGCGAGACCCAGATCAACGACGCCATGAAGTGGGCGCTGATCTCGGTCGAGGACAAGCGCTTCTACGAGCACAACGGAGTGGACTGGAAAGGCACGCTGCGCGCCGCGGTCAGCAACAGCACCGGCGGCGACACGCAGGGCGCGTCGACGCTGACCCAGCAGTACGTCAAGAACTACCTGATCAACGTCGTCTACCGGGACGACAAGCCGGGGCAGAAGCGCGCACAGGAGCAGTCGGTCGCCCGGAAGCTGAAGGAAGCCCGGATCGCGATCCAGCTGGAAACCAAGCTGAACAAGATGCAGATCCTGACCGGCTACCTGAACGTCGTCGAGTTCTCGCGCGAGATCTACGGCGTCGGCGCGGCCGCGAACGCGTACTTCAACACGCCCGTCGAGAAGCTCACGGTGCCGCAGGCGGCACTGCTGGCCGGCCTGGTGAACAACCCGATCGTCAACGACCCGTGGAAGAACCCGGCGAAGGCGACCGAGCGCCGCAACCTGGTGCTGGACCGCATGGTCGACAACCAGAAGCTCGCGAAGGTGGACGCCGAACGCTTCAAGACCGAGCCGCTCGGCGTCGTCGAAGGCGGCCCGCAGAAGCCCGCTTCGAACTGCACCGGCGCCGGTCCGGAGAACGGTTTCTTCTGCCAGTACGTCGAGGACTACCTCCTCAAGTCCGGGATGACGAAGGACGACCTCTACACCGGCGGATACAAGATCAAGACCACTTTGGACGAACGGGCGAACCACGAAGCCAAAATGTCGGCCGAAGCCCAGGTCAAGAAGACCCAGGACAACGTCGCGAACACGCTTTCGCTGGTGAAGCCGGGCAAGCAACGGCACGAAGTCGTGGCGCTGGCGGCGAACCGTGACTACGGGCTCCACGAAGACCAGGGACAGACGACGTTCGCGTTGCCTTCCGGCGTCTACAACACCGGCGGTGCCGGCTCTGCGTACAAGGTCTTCACCGCCGCGGCGGCTTTGGAAGCCGGTGTGGCGGGGATCAACTCTCCCTTGCCGGTGCCCGACTTCTACACCTCCCACGTGTTCGCCGGTGGTGGGAACAAGTGCGCCCCGACCGGGCCGCCGTTGCGCTCGCGCTGGTACTGCCTCGGCAACGCGGGCGACTACAACCCGGCGGGCGGGACCATGTCACTGCAGCAGGCACTGGCGACCTCGCCGAACACCGCGTTCGTGGCACTGGAGGAGCGGGTCGGCAGCACCGGCCCGATCGTGGAGATGGCGCGCAAACTCGGCATGCGCGACACCATGGCCAGCAACCTCGGCGGTGGCGCCGTCGACCCGAAGTCCGACAATCCCGGCGTCAACGCCAGTCAGCTCCAGGCCTTCGGCCCGAGGCCCGGCTGGCCCGGAAACGCGTCGTTCACCCTCGGCCCCGCCCCGCTGAGCGGTCTGGAGCTGGCGAATGTCGGCGCCACGATCATGAGCGGCGGCGTCTGGTGCCCGCCGACCCCGCTGGCCGGTGTCACCGACCGGGACGGAAAGCCGGTGCCCGTCAAGGAAGCCGCTTGCGAGCAGGTGGTGCCCGAAGGGCTCGCCAACACCCTCGCGGTCGGCATGAGCAGGGACAGCCAGCCCGGCGGGACGTCGTTCGGCGCCGCGAACGGTGCCCGGTGGAACCGGCCGGTGATGGGCAAGACCGGGACCACCCAGAGCAACGGCTCGGGGACGTACCTCGGGGCCACGCCGCAGCTCGCGGGCGCCGCGATGGTGTTCCGTCCGAAGGGTGGAAACGGCGGTCTCTGCTACCTCGGCCCGGGTAACGTGACCACTCGCGGCTGCGAAAACATGTTCGGCGGGAAGACGCCGGCGCAGACCTGGTTCGGGGCGATGTCGAAGATCCTCGAAGGCCAGGAACCGTTGCCGCTGCCGCAGCCGGACCCGAAGTACATGGGCGGCGGACGCTGA
- a CDS encoding WhiB family transcriptional regulator, which translates to METNQSSWRVNASCRDTDPDGLFVRGAEQNRAKAVCLGCPVRTECLAEALDGRINFGIWGGMTERERRALLRRRPDVSSWADLLEAAKRRFTGIDEEEDVRVRVS; encoded by the coding sequence ATGGAAACCAACCAGTCGAGCTGGCGAGTCAATGCGTCGTGCCGCGACACCGATCCGGACGGTTTGTTCGTCCGGGGGGCGGAACAGAACCGGGCCAAGGCGGTCTGCCTCGGTTGCCCGGTCAGGACGGAATGCCTCGCCGAAGCGCTCGATGGCCGGATCAACTTCGGCATCTGGGGAGGTATGACCGAACGGGAACGGCGGGCGCTGCTGCGGCGGCGGCCGGACGTTTCCAGCTGGGCGGACCTGCTTGAAGCGGCGAAGCGCCGTTTCACCGGGATCGACGAAGAGGAAGACGTACGCGTCCGAGTCTCGTGA
- a CDS encoding ArsA family ATPase yields MSDVLEVDRLIDDPESRVIVCCGSGGVGKTTTAAALALRAAERGRQTVVLTIDPARRLAQALGLRELGNHPKQVRVEGFEPKGELWAMMLDMRRTFDDMVRVHAGPERAEQLLQNPFYQTISTSFSGTQEYMAMEKLGQLAATDEWDLIVVDTPPSRSALDFLDAPTRLSSALDGRMIRLLTGPAKAGGWGLRKVVNAGFSMFAKAVSTIIGGQLLTDASAFMQAFDSMFGGFRERARKTSELLRSGGTSFLVVAAPEPDALREASYFVERLSEESMPLAGLVANRTHPVLAPLSSAEAIAAAEQLAKGEASAPLAEAVLRLHADRVALADRETRLLARFTRAHPEVPLVRVPALPSDVHDLEGLRDIGTRLATQS; encoded by the coding sequence ATGTCGGACGTCTTGGAGGTCGACAGGCTGATCGACGATCCGGAGAGCCGGGTCATCGTGTGCTGCGGGTCCGGCGGGGTCGGCAAGACGACCACCGCGGCGGCGCTGGCGTTGCGCGCGGCCGAACGCGGGCGGCAGACGGTGGTGCTCACCATCGACCCGGCCCGGCGGCTGGCGCAGGCACTCGGCCTGCGGGAACTGGGCAACCACCCGAAGCAGGTGCGGGTCGAAGGCTTCGAACCCAAGGGCGAGCTCTGGGCGATGATGCTCGACATGCGCCGCACCTTCGACGACATGGTGCGCGTGCACGCCGGCCCGGAACGCGCCGAGCAGCTGCTCCAGAACCCCTTCTACCAGACCATTTCCACGTCGTTCTCCGGAACGCAGGAGTACATGGCGATGGAGAAGCTGGGGCAGCTCGCGGCCACCGACGAGTGGGATCTGATCGTCGTCGACACGCCGCCGAGCCGGTCCGCGCTGGACTTCCTCGACGCGCCGACGCGGCTTTCCAGCGCGCTCGACGGCCGGATGATCCGGCTGCTCACCGGTCCCGCCAAGGCGGGCGGCTGGGGCTTGCGCAAGGTCGTCAACGCCGGGTTCTCGATGTTCGCGAAGGCGGTCTCGACGATCATCGGCGGCCAGTTGCTGACCGACGCTTCGGCGTTCATGCAGGCCTTCGACAGCATGTTCGGCGGGTTCCGCGAACGCGCGCGCAAGACCTCCGAGCTGCTGCGGTCCGGCGGCACTTCTTTCCTTGTCGTGGCCGCGCCGGAGCCGGACGCGCTGCGCGAGGCGTCCTACTTCGTGGAGCGGCTCTCGGAAGAGAGCATGCCGCTGGCCGGGCTGGTCGCGAACCGGACGCACCCGGTGCTGGCGCCGTTGTCCAGCGCCGAAGCCATCGCGGCCGCCGAGCAGCTCGCGAAGGGCGAGGCCAGCGCTCCGCTGGCCGAAGCCGTCCTTCGTCTGCACGCGGACCGGGTCGCGCTGGCCGATCGAGAGACGCGGCTGCTCGCCAGGTTCACGCGGGCGCATCCCGAGGTCCCGCTGGTGCGGGTGCCCGCGCTCCCCAGTGACGTGCACGATCTCGAAGGCCTGCGCGACATCGGGACCAGGCTGGCCACCCAGTCCTGA